The following is a genomic window from Caldicellulosiruptor danielii.
TATATCTCAAAAGTGCAAGACACGCAAACAAATTGTTTCATCGCCTGTGACAAACAATCCGTCATCAGGTGTGTACCTGCCATATCCTGTTGAAATAACAATTGGTGGTGCTACAATATTTGTCCTCAATGTTGAGAGGTTTGAGAAGGTTTAAAAAAATTCAAAAAGTGGGAAAGTAAAATGAGAATAGAAGATGTTAGAAGGAACAATATAAATAATGTAACATTTTTTCAAGACCAACGAAGGGTTGAAAGACCAAAAGATTCTTTTTCAAACTATGTAAAGCAGCTTGAGAAAGATGAAATTATCAATAGAATAAAAGAGCTTATTAACAAAATAGACTCTCTTGGCAAGAGCCTTGCAGAAAGAATGGACCTTTCAACACTCAAAGAGTATAAAAAGACCATAAAAGAGCTTTTAGGATACACAGTGTATTCTTCCCACGAATATTTTAATGAAAGCCTTTTTGGCAGAAAAGGCAGACACAAGGTGTTTAGTATCGTCAAGAAAATTGATGAAAAGATGGATATGCTGACCCAGGAGATTTTAAAGAAAGAAGCAGACAATCTCAAGGTTTTATCATATGTAGGAGAAATAAAAGGGTTGCTTGTTGACCTATTTATTTAGAATTTTTACAGGGTGAGAGATGAATATGAATTTGGATACTTTCATAGGTCAAAATGGACTTGTTGCTACACTCAAAAGGGCACTTATTCGGCCTTTTCACGCATACATTTTTGAAGGTGAAAAAGGACTTGGCAAAAAACTTTTGGCAATGACCTTTTCAAAGCAAGTTTTGTGTGAAAAAAAGCTTGCGTGCGGCGTTTGCAAAAGTTGCAGGCTCTTTGACGCACTCACGCACCCGGATTTTAAAATAATAAAGAGAGATGAAGATAAAAAAGAAATATCTGTTGACGCTATTAGAGATATTATAAAAGACATTTCACGAGGACCTGTTTTTGCAAGTAAAAAGGTGTATATAATACAAGAAGCAGAGGAGATGTCGACAAGTGCTCAAAATGCACTTTTAAAGACCTTAGAAGAGCCTCCAGAGTATGCTCTTTTTATTCTCACATGCAACAATTTAGAAAGGCTTTTACCGACAGTGATTTCAAGGTCTTTAGTGCTATCATTCAAAAGGTACAGCTCAAGCGAAATCTCTGAGATTTTAAAAAATCATGGGCTTGAACCCAAAGACTATGTTTTAAAACTTTGCAGAGGGAATCCTAAAATTGCTCTTGATTTTTATGATAAAGAGGTTCAAAATAAAAGAGACTATATTTTTGACAAACTTATTTCGTACGACGGGGCAAGTTTTAGTTTGATAAAAGAATTTGAAAGTGATTTTGAAAAGTTTAAAGACAACTTTGCATTTTTATTTGAAACAGTTATATACTTTTTACGAGATGCGCTTATGTTCAAAAAAACAAACCTTGTTGAGCTTATTACAAACACAGACAAGTTAGAAAAGATAGTTGAGTTTGCAAACAAGCATACAATCTCTCATATATACAGACTACTGCAAGATTTCATGATGTTAGAAAAGTACCCAGATGCAAATGTAATCTCAGACAATGTGCTTGACATGATTTTTTTAAAACTATCAGGGGGCTAAAAGAAAGATGGCAGAGGTTGTTGGAGTTAGATTCAAAAAAGCAGGGAAGATATACTGGTTTGATCCGAATAACATAGATTTGAAAGCTGGGGATGACGTCATTGTTGAGACAGTCCGCGGAATCGAGATGGGAAAAGTCATGATAGAAAAAAGAGAGGTGCCGGACGAAGAGATAGTCCAGCCTCTCAAAAAGGTTGTAAGAAAGGCAACAGAAGAGGATTACAAAAAAGCACAAGAAAATATGGAAAAGGCAGCAAGAGCGCTTGAGATTTGCAAGGAAAAAGTACAAAAGCATGGGCTTCCTATGAAGCTTTTGCATGCCGAGTACACATTTGACAATAACAAGCTTCTTTTCTATTTCACAGCAGAAGGAAGGGTTGATTTCAGAGAACTTGTAAAAGACCTTGCAGCAGTTTTCAGAACAAGGATTGAGCTAAGACAAATAGGTGTCAGAGACGACACAAAGTTTAGAGGTGGTTTGGGTCCGTGTGGACGCGAGGTTTGCTGTGCGGTGCATCTTTGTGAGTTTGTACCAATCTCAATAAAGATGGCAAAACAACAGGGGCTTGTTTTAAACCCTGCAAAGATATCCGGCCTTTGTGGAAGGCTCATGTGCTGCTTGACATACGAGCAAAAATTCTATGAAGAGGCAATGCTTCATCTTCCAGGGATAGGTGCAATTGTAAAAACAGCCGATGGTGTAGGTGAAGTTGTTGAGGTAAATGTCTTAAAAGAAAAGATAAAGGTCAGATTTGAAGATGAGATGCAAAATGTGGAGCTAAAAGAATACTCTGTTGGTGAGTTTGAGATTCTAAAAGACACCAAAAAGATTCAACAACCGGTTGTTGCACTTGATGACGACGAGTTGAAAGAGCTTCTGGATTTAGAAGAATAGAAAAGACTAAGCATTAAAGGTAAAAGGGCTGCTAAAAAGTTAGCATGAAAGCAGCCCGTTTTTTAAATTTTAAGATTATTTTTCTTTAAAAACAGAGGTGATAAAGATTGGAAGCAGTTTTGCTGATTGTTGCTATTGTTCTTGTCATATCAAACTTGTTACTGCTCATGAGACTTAAAAATAATATGGGTTCTTCCTTAGATACTCAAAATAAACTTTTGGAGATTGAAAAGGAACTTGAACAAATTCAAAATTTCATATCACAACAATTTTCTCAGAATAAAAATGAAACGCAAAGCATGATAAGCTCGTTTGGCAGCATTTTGATGACAAGATTTTCAGACATATCAAACCACATAATAAATTTTACATCATCAAATCAGGAGAAGCTTGACAGTATCCGAAAAGAGATAGATAGCAAGCTTGAGAAAATACGAGAGACTGTTGACAGCCAGCTACAGAGTACATTAGAGACAAAACTTTCGCAGTCTTTCAAGCTTGTATCAGAGCGTCTGGAGCTTGTCCACAGAGGACTTGGTGAGATGCAGGCCTTGGCAGGAAGTGTTGGAGACCTTAAAAAGATTTTGAGCAATGTAAAGGTTAGAGGCATCCTTGGTGAGATTCAGCTTGGCAATATCATAGACCAGATTTTAGATTCTTCACAGTACGAAAGAAATGTCAGGATAAAACCGCACACGCAAGAGCAAGTTGAGTTTGCTATAAAAATTCCTTCTAAAAATTCAAAGGATAATGAATTTATATACCTTCCAATAGACTCTAAATTCCCCATAGAAAGTTATCAGCGGCTTATTGAAGCGCAGGAAAAAGCAAACACAGATGAAGTTGCAAGATTTTCAAAGGAACTTGAAAATAGTATAAGGCAGAATGCAAAGACTATAAAGGAGAAGTACATAGACCCGCCAAAAACAACAGATTTTGCTATTATGTTTTTACCCTCTGAGGGGCTTTATGCAGAGGTTTTGAGGATACCCGGGCTGTTCGAGTCTGTGCAAAGAGAATACAAGGTAATCGTTGCGGGACCCACAACAATTGTTGCAATGCTCAACACTATTTCGCTTGGATTTAAAACTCTTGCTATTGAAAAGAGAACAAGCGAGGTTTGGGAACTTTTGTCAGCAGTCAAGACTGAGTTTTCAAGGTTTGGTGAGATTCTTGAAAAGGTTAAAAAGAAGCTTTCTGAGGCACAGGATACAATTGAAACTGCAACAAGAAAGACAAGAACCATAGAAAGAAAGCTCAAAAGTGTTGAGGTCCTCTCTTCCGAAAAAGACCCTG
Proteins encoded in this region:
- a CDS encoding YaaR family protein, translating into MRIEDVRRNNINNVTFFQDQRRVERPKDSFSNYVKQLEKDEIINRIKELINKIDSLGKSLAERMDLSTLKEYKKTIKELLGYTVYSSHEYFNESLFGRKGRHKVFSIVKKIDEKMDMLTQEILKKEADNLKVLSYVGEIKGLLVDLFI
- a CDS encoding ATP-binding protein — protein: MNLDTFIGQNGLVATLKRALIRPFHAYIFEGEKGLGKKLLAMTFSKQVLCEKKLACGVCKSCRLFDALTHPDFKIIKRDEDKKEISVDAIRDIIKDISRGPVFASKKVYIIQEAEEMSTSAQNALLKTLEEPPEYALFILTCNNLERLLPTVISRSLVLSFKRYSSSEISEILKNHGLEPKDYVLKLCRGNPKIALDFYDKEVQNKRDYIFDKLISYDGASFSLIKEFESDFEKFKDNFAFLFETVIYFLRDALMFKKTNLVELITNTDKLEKIVEFANKHTISHIYRLLQDFMMLEKYPDANVISDNVLDMIFLKLSGG
- a CDS encoding PSP1 domain-containing protein, which produces MAEVVGVRFKKAGKIYWFDPNNIDLKAGDDVIVETVRGIEMGKVMIEKREVPDEEIVQPLKKVVRKATEEDYKKAQENMEKAARALEICKEKVQKHGLPMKLLHAEYTFDNNKLLFYFTAEGRVDFRELVKDLAAVFRTRIELRQIGVRDDTKFRGGLGPCGREVCCAVHLCEFVPISIKMAKQQGLVLNPAKISGLCGRLMCCLTYEQKFYEEAMLHLPGIGAIVKTADGVGEVVEVNVLKEKIKVRFEDEMQNVELKEYSVGEFEILKDTKKIQQPVVALDDDELKELLDLEE
- a CDS encoding DNA recombination protein RmuC, producing the protein MEAVLLIVAIVLVISNLLLLMRLKNNMGSSLDTQNKLLEIEKELEQIQNFISQQFSQNKNETQSMISSFGSILMTRFSDISNHIINFTSSNQEKLDSIRKEIDSKLEKIRETVDSQLQSTLETKLSQSFKLVSERLELVHRGLGEMQALAGSVGDLKKILSNVKVRGILGEIQLGNIIDQILDSSQYERNVRIKPHTQEQVEFAIKIPSKNSKDNEFIYLPIDSKFPIESYQRLIEAQEKANTDEVARFSKELENSIRQNAKTIKEKYIDPPKTTDFAIMFLPSEGLYAEVLRIPGLFESVQREYKVIVAGPTTIVAMLNTISLGFKTLAIEKRTSEVWELLSAVKTEFSRFGEILEKVKKKLSEAQDTIETATRKTRTIERKLKSVEVLSSEKDPEKILYDEEAIEEA